The following are encoded together in the Bacillus cereus group sp. RP43 genome:
- the glpP gene encoding glycerol uptake operon antiterminator GlpP, which translates to MEFHEQKILPAVRQIKDLEKLLHSSYEYIVILDIHVGQLKSVVSLAKQHSKKVFLHVDLIHGLQSDGHATEFLCQEYKPYGLLSTKASVIMKAKQKGVVSIQRIFLIDSSAMEKSCNLLEKTKPDYIEVLPGALTDVIAEVKERTGVPILAGGFIRTVEDVERALNAGATAITTSKKELWKHYQKK; encoded by the coding sequence ATGGAATTTCATGAGCAAAAGATTTTGCCGGCAGTGAGGCAAATTAAAGATTTGGAAAAGCTATTACATAGTTCGTATGAGTATATTGTTATTTTAGATATTCATGTTGGTCAATTGAAGAGTGTTGTGTCACTTGCGAAGCAACATTCTAAAAAGGTGTTTTTACATGTTGATTTGATCCATGGGTTACAAAGTGATGGGCATGCGACGGAGTTTTTATGCCAAGAATATAAACCGTACGGGTTATTGTCAACAAAGGCGAGCGTAATTATGAAGGCGAAGCAAAAGGGTGTCGTCTCCATTCAACGCATCTTTTTAATTGATTCTAGTGCGATGGAAAAGAGCTGTAATTTGCTAGAAAAGACGAAGCCGGATTATATAGAGGTGCTTCCTGGTGCGCTAACGGATGTGATCGCTGAAGTGAAAGAGCGTACAGGTGTACCGATTTTAGCGGGTGGTTTCATTCGTACTGTGGAGGATGTTGAAAGAGCTTTAAACGCTGGTGCGACAGCAATTACGACATCGAAAAAAGAACTATGGAAACATTACCAAAAAAAGTGA
- a CDS encoding oxalate decarboxylase family bicupin, producing MKKRTVNETGGNVPQPIRSDGAGAIDSGPRNVMRDIQNPNMLVPPITDAGLVPNLKFSFSDTSMILKQGGWSREITVRELPVSTTIAGVNMSLTAGGVRELHWHKEAEWAYMLLGRARITAVDQNGRNFIADVGPGDLWYFPPGIPHSIQGLEHCEFLLAFDDGHFSDLSTLAISDWFAHTPKEVLSANFGVPESAFNSIPTDQVYIYQGEVPGSLESQEVQSPEGEVPLTFKHELLKQKPIKTPGGSVRIVDSTNFPISKTIAAALVEIEPGGMRELHWHPNNDEWQYYLTGQARMTVFLGNGTARTFDYRAGDVGYVPFATGHYIQNTGNETLWFLEMFKSNRFEDVSLNQWMALTPKEIVESNVHVGPQLMDSLRKEKWPVVKYPGFSYKPKTDE from the coding sequence ATGAAAAAACGTACTGTTAATGAAACAGGAGGGAATGTGCCACAACCAATCCGCAGTGATGGAGCAGGTGCGATTGATTCTGGGCCACGTAATGTTATGCGGGATATTCAAAATCCGAATATGCTCGTGCCGCCTATTACGGATGCGGGATTAGTTCCTAACTTGAAATTTTCGTTCTCAGACACTTCTATGATTTTAAAACAAGGTGGGTGGTCTCGGGAGATTACTGTTAGGGAACTTCCGGTTTCGACTACGATTGCTGGGGTAAATATGAGCTTAACGGCCGGGGGAGTACGTGAACTTCATTGGCATAAAGAGGCAGAATGGGCGTATATGCTTTTAGGACGGGCACGAATAACTGCAGTTGATCAAAATGGACGGAATTTTATTGCTGATGTTGGTCCAGGGGATCTTTGGTATTTCCCACCTGGAATTCCGCATTCCATTCAAGGATTGGAACATTGTGAATTTCTACTCGCATTCGATGATGGACACTTTTCTGATTTATCTACCTTAGCTATTTCCGACTGGTTTGCACATACGCCAAAAGAAGTTCTATCGGCTAACTTCGGAGTACCAGAGAGTGCTTTTAACTCCATTCCTACAGATCAAGTATATATTTATCAAGGGGAGGTACCGGGTTCGCTTGAGAGCCAGGAAGTTCAGTCGCCAGAAGGAGAAGTTCCTTTAACGTTTAAACATGAACTGTTAAAACAAAAACCGATTAAGACACCTGGTGGTAGCGTTCGAATTGTAGATTCTACGAATTTCCCTATTTCAAAAACAATCGCAGCAGCGCTCGTTGAAATTGAGCCTGGTGGAATGAGAGAGCTTCATTGGCACCCGAATAATGATGAGTGGCAATATTATCTTACCGGGCAAGCGAGAATGACGGTGTTTCTTGGAAATGGTACAGCTCGTACATTTGATTATAGAGCTGGTGATGTCGGATATGTACCGTTTGCGACTGGACACTATATTCAAAACACAGGCAATGAAACATTATGGTTTTTAGAGATGTTTAAAAGTAACCGTTTTGAAGATGTATCGTTAAATCAATGGATGGCACTGACTCCTAAAGAAATAGTGGAAAGTAATGTACATGTTGGCCCGCAATTGATGGATTCTTTACGTAAAGAAAAGTGGCCTGTTGTGAAATATCCGGGTTTTTCTTATAAACCGAAAACGGATGAGTAA
- a CDS encoding helix-turn-helix transcriptional regulator, translated as MIFSERLKEEREKRNWSQNDLAEKIHVSRQSVSKWETGKNYPSIEIIIHLSDLFGITIDELLRSDEELTQKVIEDSKQLAYPKWKVFFDSLFMLGVFLFITKIVVWMVNKFAGASITIVADAPYVMNFLPLILMVIGGTVSDKLKKIYR; from the coding sequence ATGATTTTTAGTGAACGCTTAAAAGAAGAAAGAGAAAAACGAAATTGGTCGCAAAATGATTTGGCTGAAAAAATTCATGTAAGTAGGCAGTCTGTTTCGAAATGGGAGACGGGAAAGAACTATCCGAGCATTGAAATTATTATTCATTTAAGTGATCTGTTCGGTATTACAATTGATGAGTTATTGAGGAGTGATGAAGAGTTGACGCAGAAAGTAATTGAAGATAGTAAACAATTAGCATATCCAAAATGGAAGGTGTTTTTTGATAGTCTATTCATGCTGGGGGTATTTTTGTTTATTACAAAAATCGTTGTATGGATGGTAAATAAGTTTGCAGGAGCAAGCATTACAATTGTAGCAGATGCACCATATGTAATGAATTTTTTACCGCTCATATTAATGGTTATAGGTGGTACGGTTTCTGATAAGCTGAAGAAAATATATAGATAA
- a CDS encoding Phr family secreted Rap phosphatase inhibitor: protein MKKFRLAIVGAALVGGLSIGFNSSFTNQAVNIGDTGGAPARLDYVNIGDTGGAPARPDYINIGDTGGAPANNKGDGGAPANFNKGDGGGISKQDSHADHF from the coding sequence ATGAAGAAATTTCGTTTAGCTATTGTTGGTGCTGCATTAGTAGGGGGATTATCAATTGGATTCAATAGTTCTTTTACAAATCAAGCTGTAAATATAGGTGACACGGGAGGGGCGCCAGCAAGACTAGACTACGTTAATATAGGGGACACGGGAGGAGCACCAGCAAGACCAGACTACATTAATATAGGAGATACAGGTGGAGCACCAGCAAATAATAAAGGCGATGGAGGAGCGCCAGCTAACTTCAATAAAGGAGACGGTGGCGGTATTAGCAAGCAAGATTCACACGCTGATCATTTTTAA
- a CDS encoding sporulation YhaL family protein, whose translation METLPWWIYLVIIGIVLSGYMVLYTSKKEQEMDNDFIEKEGEVYMKRLEEEREKRNQDSDKDSVLL comes from the coding sequence GTGGAAACTTTACCATGGTGGATTTATCTTGTAATCATTGGGATAGTATTAAGTGGCTACATGGTTTTATATACTTCGAAAAAAGAGCAAGAGATGGATAATGATTTTATCGAAAAAGAAGGCGAAGTATATATGAAGCGCTTAGAAGAAGAACGAGAGAAACGGAATCAGGATAGTGATAAAGATTCGGTATTACTTTAA
- the glpF gene encoding glycerol uptake facilitator protein GlpF has translation MSAFLGELIGTALLILLGGGVCAGVSLKKSFAKDSGWIVITMGWGLAVAMAAYAVGSISGAHLNPALTIGLAFKGAFPWSDVPMYIAAQMIGAIIGAVLVYLHYLPHWKETEDPGTKLGVFATGPAIPNTFTNLLSEMIGTFVLVFGILAIGANKFADGLNPFIVGFLIVSIGLSLGGTTGYAINPARDLGPRIAHFFLPIAGKGGSNWKYAWIPVVGPILGGSLAGLFHQVVFEGKQNSALIYVIIATVIVLAISYMTSKKSGTTTKSRKVA, from the coding sequence ATGTCAGCATTTTTAGGGGAATTAATAGGGACAGCGTTGTTAATCTTACTTGGTGGCGGCGTTTGCGCTGGTGTAAGTTTAAAGAAGTCGTTTGCGAAAGATTCTGGTTGGATTGTAATTACAATGGGTTGGGGTCTAGCGGTTGCTATGGCAGCGTATGCAGTTGGATCAATTAGTGGGGCACATTTGAATCCGGCTTTAACGATAGGACTTGCTTTTAAGGGAGCGTTCCCATGGAGTGATGTACCTATGTATATCGCAGCACAAATGATTGGGGCAATTATCGGGGCAGTTCTCGTATATTTACACTACTTACCACACTGGAAAGAAACAGAAGATCCAGGAACAAAGTTAGGTGTATTTGCAACAGGTCCGGCAATTCCGAACACATTTACAAACCTTTTAAGTGAAATGATTGGAACATTCGTTTTAGTATTTGGTATATTAGCAATTGGAGCAAATAAATTTGCAGATGGATTAAATCCATTTATCGTAGGTTTCTTAATTGTAAGTATTGGTTTATCATTAGGTGGAACAACAGGATACGCAATCAACCCAGCTCGTGATTTAGGTCCGCGTATTGCACACTTCTTCCTTCCGATTGCAGGAAAAGGCGGTTCAAATTGGAAGTATGCATGGATTCCAGTAGTTGGTCCAATTTTAGGTGGATCACTTGCAGGTTTATTCCATCAAGTTGTATTTGAAGGAAAACAAAATTCAGCACTTATTTATGTGATTATTGCAACTGTGATTGTACTAGCAATCTCTTATATGACAAGTAAAAAAAGTGGAACAACTACAAAAAGTAGAAAAGTAGCATAG
- a CDS encoding alpha/beta hydrolase, with the protein MKRFKFYMISGIVLVLLIVCNFVDKPIAKVEEVKDTVMMKINTKEKMAQIDGQTIYFKQIGEGKPPLLMLHGFGGSSDGFSDIYPELAGDHTIIAVDILGFGRSSKPIDFQYSFPTQVNLYYKLMKKLGYDQFAVLGHSMGGEMSLNLAYLYPDAVTHLVLADSTGIESFQQKESYEVTPLSTDLQTVTEITDYNKNEVKNSRDDKEHYDQLTKMRERRIAMEADKIKVPTLIIWGRHDKSVSWKNGELYHQLFANSTFHIIEKGYHAPFRQEPIEFMEYVQAFFAKNPQ; encoded by the coding sequence TTGAAACGGTTTAAGTTTTATATGATTAGCGGTATTGTGCTCGTTTTGTTAATAGTATGTAACTTCGTTGATAAACCGATTGCGAAGGTTGAAGAAGTGAAGGATACTGTTATGATGAAGATAAATACGAAAGAGAAGATGGCGCAGATTGATGGACAGACGATTTATTTTAAGCAAATTGGTGAAGGAAAACCGCCTTTACTTATGCTTCACGGGTTTGGTGGTTCTTCAGATGGGTTTAGTGATATTTATCCGGAACTCGCGGGAGATCATACGATTATCGCTGTTGATATTTTAGGATTTGGGCGTTCTTCTAAGCCGATTGATTTTCAGTATTCGTTTCCCACGCAAGTTAATTTATATTATAAGTTAATGAAGAAACTTGGATATGATCAATTTGCGGTACTTGGTCATTCGATGGGGGGAGAGATGTCGCTTAATTTAGCGTACCTATATCCAGACGCGGTTACCCATCTCGTTTTAGCGGATTCTACAGGGATTGAATCTTTCCAGCAAAAAGAAAGTTATGAAGTGACGCCACTATCGACGGACTTACAAACTGTAACAGAGATTACGGATTATAATAAAAATGAAGTGAAAAATAGTCGTGATGATAAAGAGCATTACGATCAGCTTACGAAAATGAGAGAGCGCCGCATTGCGATGGAAGCCGATAAAATTAAGGTGCCGACTTTAATTATTTGGGGTAGGCACGATAAGAGCGTTTCTTGGAAAAATGGTGAACTGTATCATCAGTTATTCGCAAATAGTACGTTTCATATTATTGAAAAAGGATACCACGCACCGTTCCGTCAGGAGCCAATCGAGTTTATGGAATATGTACAAGCGTTCTTCGCGAAGAATCCACAATAA